A single region of the Plasmodium malariae genome assembly, chromosome: 7 genome encodes:
- the PmUG01_07027700 gene encoding conserved Plasmodium protein, unknown function, translating to MLFYTKENELKKKVISFLLLLILYEQCLINFIYSFSINKRTFVLNSVVDKNDNVKKNKLRENRKILVEIGNSLREQDVHKSLANLDSILTEYSKDKRLSKNMSVLCGNVLNLCSKFNDINNMIKVIEKMKYYNIEMQENSYLAICNYYISNNYIYEYLLTINKMIERNITIRERFYKYILVHILDLSFDNSGYARHLFHEGYTNNREVCKEGNAQIRDEYIGSAIRGGQENSIHDNVANGVSSDYNGRQDMSYYNAHYSSADREHSNNKRYHLIKNTDYSNFDKYTKELNKYNMRLDEEDKKYILNNYLLIDIFKHMNDNEIKIKLIYILKLVHYVYENIQYLMRKKNQELILREEDTQDVEDGHDVDNNDSNDSDYSIDGASSVNSTKSNSSDKEKEKLKKIKKNNGKNFYKDILIEQLKCILDLYKMNYDSMNINIKKYEETLDEQEKRNVYYQVNKIIKKLPFIKLTENVKNTYKCKNCEQNINTYFLTLKQIIIVIVNIILITNLFNNKEIYKIKHFFSILNRRNDEAQGKEAHVFTLDVTKNEHDKGEPLVGGPPQATNTHTENEQQKIMGFDVLEEVQKVDQTDSCKDKELTCVADHNALHNIAHSTAYNALQNASYNSVHNSLIEAEMNKHFEKGSYTCLLDGANIGYNKQNVENGRFSFLQIEVLKEIIKKKNKELPLIILPKIYHYKNSLKHLRNEGIHSEQKTNANIFIPNKTIKIKKYSPTCSVNSKYCIKPNKELSTDRSGDRAYAEESGIVGATAETAKEEAEGATEGVEEEDSLGFRSPGCGTHARPIFNKLDSTDVEIIKKWEKEKCLYICNYNMYDDYYYILGSLARSNNLFNIYYYIDELSKHFYKYKNLNHNVIIDNYSLIDDRVIYNNREVLHIYNSNLIFDRNSNIMVLVSDENINKENKYISMNEQYYNDKIKKKKKNFKLFDEYKSNFIFKDKDNIRYVENIYADTYFYDSQKGEHIIVNDTNNKNKCKTKCEKLVRDTNYSNNTYTDNALLKSKTKQEKIIKNYKTRETATLDEVREKAAPDQLSASSDPNSDNNVEHHEKTNFYYANIYIKCVKNVNSAQKPIYVYTNDKMKNHYFNEYTNFILKKWKKKSFISFYFKQPIILSELRKQSDSNTIDLTNIINNYKLPYVNLENSKLYIDDIISYKDRNIYHIKINSPSKTFLSYQSENIPFLHYNNNVVKYLCIDFSRI from the exons atgcttttttatacaaaagaaaatgaactaaagaaaaaagttatatCGTTCCTACTCCTGCTTATATTATACGAGCAGTGCCTGATAaactttatttattcattttccattaataaaagaacatTTGTTTTGAACTCCGTGGTGGACAAAAATGACAAC gtgaaaaaaaacaagttaAGGGAAAACCGGAAAATACTGGTAGAAATAGGGAACAGCTTAAGAGAGCAGGACGTGCATAAATCGCTAGCAAATTTGGACAGTATATTAACGGAATATTCAAAGGATAAGAGACTGTCAAAAAATATGAGTGTTCTATGTGGAAATgtattaaatttatgtagcaaatttaatgatataaataacatgATAAAAGTAATTGAAAagatgaaatattataatatagaaaTGCAGGAAAATTCATACTTGGCTATTTGTAATTActatatatcaaataattatatatatgaatatttattaacaatTAATAAGATGATAGAAAGAAATATTACCATTAGGGAGCGTTTCTATAAGTATATCTTAGTACATATATTAGACTTATCCTTTGATAACAGTGGCTATGCTAGACACCTATTCCACGAGGGTTACACAAACAACAGGGAAGTCTGTAAAGAGGGAAATGCGCAAATACGCGATGAATATATTGGAAGCGCTATAAGAGGAGGGCAGGAAAATAGTATTCATGATAATGTTGCTAATGGTGTTAGTAGTGACTATAATGGTAGACAAGATATGAGTTACTATAATGCTCATTACAGCAGTGCGGATCGCGAACACTCGAACAACAAAAGATACCATTTAATCAAAAACACAGATTACAGTAACTTTGACAAATACACAAAAGAgttgaataaatataatatgcgACTAGATGAGGAGGACAAGAAGTATATTCTgaacaattatttattaattgatatttttaaacacatgaatgataatgaaataaaaattaaactaatttacatattaaaGCTAGTACATTATGTGTATGAAAATATTCAATATCTTATGAGAAAGAAGAATCAAGAACTCATTCTAAGGGAAGAAGATACCCAAGATGTTGAAGATGGACATGATGTTGATAATAACGATAGTAATGATAGTGACTATAGCATAGATGGTGCCTCTTCTGTTAACAGTACAAAATCAAATTCCTCAgataaggaaaaagaaaaactaaaaaaaatcaaaaagaaTAATGGGAAAAACTTCTATAAAGATATACTAATAGAACAACTAAAATGTATTCTAGatttatacaaaatgaattatgattccatgaatataaatattaaaaaatatgaagagaCCTTAGATGAACAAGAGAAAAGGAATGTATACTATCAAgtcaataaaataattaaaaaactgCCGTTCATTAAATTAAcagaaaatgttaaaaatacatataagtgTAAAAATTGTGAACAAAACATAAATACCTATTTTCTTACTCTcaaacaaattataatagtTATTGTTAATATCATATTGATTACGaatctttttaataataaagaaatatacaaaataaagcatTTCTTTTCTATTCTCAATCGTAGAAATGATGAAGCACAAGGGAAAGAGGCACATGTGTTTACCCTTGATGTTACTAAGAATGAACATGATAAGGGAGAACCTTTAGTAGGAGGACCTCCACAGGCAACGAATACACACACAGAAAATGAACAACAAAAGATAATGGGATTTGACGTATTAGAAGAAGTACAAAAGGTAGACCAAACTGATAGCTGTAAAGATAAGGAATTAACATGTGTAGCGGATCACAATGCATTACACAATATAGCACACAGTACAGCATATAATGCTTTACAAAATGCATCATACAATTCTGTACATAATTCTCTAATAGAGGCAGAAATGAACAAGCATTTTGAAAAGGGGTCATACACTTGCCTACTGGATGGTGCGAATATCGGTTACAACAAACAGAACGTAGAAAATGGCAGATTTAGTTTTTTACAAATTGAGGtgttaaaagaaattataaaaaaaaaaaataaagagttACCTTTGATTATTCTtccaaaaatatatcattacaAGAATTCATTAAAGCATTTGAGAAATGAAGGAATCCATAGTGAGCAAAAAACAAATGCTAACATTTTTATACCAaacaaaacaataaaaataaaaaaatatagccCGACTTGTTCAGTAAATAGTAAATATTGCATTAAACCAAATAAGGAGTTATCGACTGATCGTTCTGGTGATAGGGCTTATGCAGAGGAATCAGGGATAGTAGGAGCAACAGCAGAAACAGCGAAAGAAGAAGCGGAAGGGGCAACAGAAGGAGTAGAAGAAGAAGATTCTCTTGGTTTTAGATCACCAGGTTGTGGTACACACGCCAGACCAATTTTCAACAAATTAGACAGTACGGAtgtagaaataataaaaaaatgggaaaaagaaaaatgcctatacatatgtaattaCAACATGTACgatgattattattacattttaggAAGTCTAGCAAGAagcaataatttatttaacatttattattacatagaTGAATTGTCAAAGcacttttataaatataaaaatttaaatcatAATGTTATTATAGACAATTATAGTTTAATTGATGATCGGGTGATTTATAATAACAGAGAAGtcctacatatatataatagtaatcTTATCTTCGATAGAAATAGCAATATAATGGTACTAGTTAGTGATGAAAACATTAACAAAgagaacaaatatatttctatgaatgaacaatattataatgataaaataaaaaagaaaaaaaaaaattttaaattatttgatgaatataaaagtaattttatatttaaagacAAAGATAATATACGCTAtgtagaaaatatttatgctgatacatatttttatgattcTCAAAAGGGGGAGCACATTATTGTAAACGATAcgaataataagaataaatgtaaaaCTAAATGTGAAAAACTGGTAAGAGATACCAATTACTCGAACAACACTTATACAGATAATGCCCtcttaaaaagtaaaacaaaacaagaaaaaataatcaaaaattacaaaacaaGGGAGACTGCTACTCTGGATGAGGTGAGAGAGAAAGCTGCACCAGACCAATTGAGTGCATCCTCTGATCCAAATAGTGATAACAACGTGGAGCATCATGAAAagacaaatttttattacgcaaacatatacataaaatgtgttaaaaatgtaaacagTGCGCAGAAACCGATATATGTTTACACAAACGATAAGATGAAAAATCATTACTTTAATGAATacacaaattttattttaaaaaaatggaaaaaaaaaagttttatatccttttattttaagcaACCAATCATTCTTTCAGAGTTAAGGAAACAGTCGGATTCGAACACTATAGACTTAacgaatataataaataattataaattgcCATATGTGAATTTAGAAAATTCAAAGCTATATATAGATGATATTATATCTTACAAggatagaaatatatatcatataaaaattaattctcCCAGTAAAACTTTCTTGTCGTATCAAAGTGAAAATATACCATTTCTGCATTATAACAACAATGTGGTCAAGTATTTGTGCATAGACTTCTCTAGGATATAG
- the TRX3 gene encoding thioredoxin 3, putative — MALICIGSVCFSLFHVGIIILFIINYFYSHIKKFLPQFLVGSDDKDKQIKDILQLKRKKKEYGESTYIELAEGGNLEDIFKSSKNVSVVLKFGASWCKPCVRIKEYFKNQTASYYVSLVDIDVDVYDTLNEEYAIKVLPTFIFYFFLNNEWIITQRIEGASEKELERAFKKYSISKAN; from the exons atggCGCTCATTTGCATTGGCTCGGTTTGTTTTTCGTTATTTCACGTGggtattataattttatttatcatcaATTACTTTTATTCTCATATTAAAAAGTTCCTTCCCCAGTTTTTGGTTGGTAGTGATG ATAAAGACAAGCAAATTAAGGATATTTTgcaattaaaaagaaaaaagaaagag taTGGAGAGAGCACATATATAGAGCTAGCTGAAGGGGGAAACTTAGAAGACATATTCAAATCAAGCAAAAACGTTTCAGTCGTTTTAAAATTTGGGGCTTCTTGGTGTAAACCCTGTGTCCGAATTAAGGAATATTTTAAg AACCAGACAGCCAGTTATTATGTATCGCTCGTTGATATTGATGTTGATGTCTATGATACATTGAACGAGGAGTATGCGATCAAAGTTTTGccaacatttattttttactttttcttaaaCAATGAATGGATCATAACTCAACGA aTTGAAGGAGCCAGTGAAAAAGAATTAGAAAGGgcctttaaaaaatacagcATATCAAAAGCgaattga